The uncultured Campylobacter sp. genome includes a region encoding these proteins:
- a CDS encoding 2-isopropylmalate synthase has translation MDKNKIIIFDTTLRDGEQSPGASMNTDEKIHLALQLEKLGVDVIEAGFAAASPGDFDAIEKIASAVSKVRVCSLARALEKDIKAAGEAIKGAKLGRIHTFIATSPIHMEFKLKMQPQEVIKRAVESVQYAKSLCEDVEFSCEDACRSDMGFLKEICDAAINAGASTINIPDTVGYLYPDEITTRIGEIVKLIGERAVVSVHNHNDLGMATVNSLAAILAGARQVECTINGIGERAGNAALEEIVMAIKTRTDKFAPLYTDINLKEIYPSSRLVASITGIEPQPNKAIVGKNAFAHESGIHQDGVLKHKETYEIMHAEDIGLDKNSLVLGKHSGRHAFKDKLVSLGYELSSEQIEIAFNKFKTLADSKKDVFDEDIRELVNDEFVGAEKTYEVLVLSSNSCNKGHASTALTLRYKDEILSDSALGNGGVDAIFKAIDRISGISGSLKEYQVKAVSQGKDALAKVTVKVEFKDEGAIIGRGLDVDTMLASAKAYVAALNTYLDAKR, from the coding sequence ATGGACAAAAATAAAATCATAATCTTCGATACGACGCTTCGTGACGGCGAGCAAAGCCCCGGAGCGTCGATGAATACGGACGAGAAGATCCATCTTGCGCTGCAGCTTGAAAAGCTGGGCGTAGATGTTATCGAGGCTGGCTTTGCGGCGGCGAGCCCAGGCGATTTTGACGCGATAGAAAAGATCGCTAGCGCCGTTAGCAAGGTTCGCGTCTGTTCGCTTGCGCGCGCTTTAGAAAAAGATATCAAGGCCGCGGGCGAAGCGATAAAGGGCGCGAAGCTCGGACGCATCCACACCTTCATCGCCACAAGCCCTATCCATATGGAATTTAAACTCAAAATGCAACCGCAAGAGGTCATAAAGCGCGCCGTAGAGTCTGTGCAATACGCAAAAAGCCTATGCGAGGACGTGGAGTTTAGCTGCGAGGATGCGTGCAGAAGCGATATGGGTTTTTTAAAAGAGATCTGCGACGCCGCGATAAACGCCGGAGCCTCCACCATAAATATCCCCGATACGGTGGGCTATCTCTATCCGGATGAGATCACTACGCGCATAGGTGAGATCGTTAAACTTATCGGCGAGCGCGCCGTAGTTTCGGTACATAACCACAACGACTTGGGAATGGCTACCGTAAATTCCTTGGCCGCTATCTTGGCGGGAGCCAGACAGGTCGAGTGCACGATAAACGGTATCGGCGAGCGCGCGGGCAACGCGGCGCTGGAGGAGATCGTAATGGCGATCAAGACGCGCACAGATAAATTTGCGCCGCTTTATACCGATATAAATTTGAAAGAAATTTACCCATCCAGCCGCTTGGTTGCGAGCATTACCGGCATCGAGCCGCAGCCTAATAAAGCGATCGTGGGCAAAAACGCCTTCGCGCATGAAAGCGGCATCCACCAAGACGGCGTGCTAAAACACAAAGAAACCTACGAGATTATGCACGCCGAGGATATCGGGCTTGATAAAAACTCGCTAGTGCTGGGCAAACACAGCGGCCGTCACGCCTTCAAAGATAAGCTGGTATCTTTGGGCTATGAGCTTAGTAGCGAGCAGATTGAGATCGCGTTTAATAAATTTAAAACGCTTGCAGATAGTAAAAAGGACGTTTTCGACGAGGATATTAGAGAGCTCGTAAACGATGAGTTTGTGGGAGCCGAGAAGACCTATGAAGTGCTGGTTTTAAGCTCCAATAGCTGCAACAAAGGACACGCTAGCACCGCACTTACGCTAAGGTATAAGGATGAAATTTTAAGCGATAGCGCGCTTGGAAACGGCGGCGTAGATGCGATATTTAAGGCGATAGATCGTATCAGCGGTATCAGCGGCAGCTTGAAAGAGTATCAAGTAAAAGCGGTCTCGCAGGGCAAAGACGCGCTGGCAAAAGTAACCGTCAAGGTAGAATTTAAAGACGAGGGCGCCATCATCGGCAGAGGGCTTGACGTAGATACGATGCTGGCGTCTGCGAAGGCCTACGTTGCGGCGCTAAATACGTATCTGGACGCTAAGCGTTAG
- the pssA gene encoding CDP-diacylglycerol--serine O-phosphatidyltransferase — protein sequence MEEEKGKLIYILPNFFTAASVFLAVISIISTIKGNFSAAIFYIILSLICDGLDGRVARLTHATSKFGVEFDSLADIVAFGVAPALLFYCAVGHDYGKVGSLVAALYVVFGAIRLARFNVTTGTYEPSVFIGLPIPTAAITMAFWIGIYLKYELSKGFGVFLIIAMVALSFLMVSNIRFPSFKRISLKRPNAIKILVLLIVVFFSLLYLFRLEFPAVLTLVYIVYGLVRGALNLSAAKFHKKDKPEEMAK from the coding sequence ATGGAAGAGGAAAAGGGAAAATTAATCTACATATTGCCGAATTTTTTCACGGCGGCAAGCGTATTTTTGGCGGTCATCAGCATAATTTCTACGATCAAGGGCAACTTCAGCGCCGCGATCTTTTATATCATTTTATCCTTGATCTGCGACGGACTTGACGGCCGCGTGGCGAGGCTAACGCATGCGACATCGAAATTCGGCGTGGAATTTGACAGCCTTGCGGATATCGTAGCTTTCGGCGTCGCGCCGGCGCTGCTGTTTTATTGCGCGGTCGGGCACGATTACGGCAAGGTTGGCTCGCTCGTAGCCGCGCTTTACGTGGTTTTCGGCGCGATCAGGCTGGCGCGATTCAACGTAACTACGGGTACCTACGAGCCTAGTGTTTTTATCGGGCTGCCGATTCCGACAGCTGCGATTACGATGGCGTTTTGGATCGGCATTTATTTAAAATATGAGCTTTCCAAAGGATTTGGCGTATTTTTGATCATCGCAATGGTGGCGTTATCGTTTTTGATGGTAAGTAACATCCGCTTTCCGAGCTTTAAAAGGATCAGCCTAAAGCGCCCCAATGCGATTAAAATTTTAGTGCTTCTAATCGTCGTATTTTTCTCGCTTTTATATCTTTTCAGGCTGGAATTTCCGGCAGTGCTCACTTTGGTTTATATCGTTTACGGTTTGGTTCGCGGAGCTTTAAATTTAAGCGCGGCTAAATTTCATAAAAAAGACAAACCCGAGGAAATGGCGAAATAA
- the ftsH gene encoding ATP-dependent zinc metalloprotease FtsH produces MNNNPNNQPPQNGGGNNFFNKNPIGVFIIFALILIVVFKAISPSGGFDSGGVLGSVSGESRNVTYSELKSQIKNSQVSMVSIGSSTIKAQVGNVIYTAKRVDDPELIQILESRKIPYGAYNESNFLTDLLFSWVLPLVIFFGIWMFLANRMQRNMGGGVLGIGSSKNLVSAEKPKVKFSDVAGVEEAKEEVKEIVDFLKNPERYISLGAKIPKGVLLVGPPGTGKTLLAKAVAGEADVPFFSVSGSSFIEMFVGVGASRVRDLFDNAKKQAPAIVFIDEIDAIGKSRTAGGIGGGNDEREQTLNQLLAEMDGFGSESSPVIVLAATNRPETLDAALLRPGRFDRQVLVDRPDFDGRMAILKVHMRDVKFARDIDIEEIARLTVGFAGADLANIINEAALLAGREAKAEVEQKDLLEAIERVGIGLAKKSRRVSPIEKRIVAYHESGHALIAELTKGAMPVSKVTIVPRGLSAAGYTLNSPFENRYLHQRHEIFAEIDTFLAGRAAEDVFLGEITDGAGNDLQRATDMLKFMATQVGMTDALGLAVLEKQQYSFLNGGQSIKDYSEVTAVKIDEYVRKTLDERYAAVKETLRTYAQAIEEMVKALYEKETVSGEQIVEIISKFEKDNGMPTRLVRNLGANDDIESAKSEA; encoded by the coding sequence ATGAATAACAACCCAAATAATCAACCCCCTCAAAACGGCGGCGGAAACAATTTTTTTAATAAAAATCCGATCGGCGTTTTTATAATTTTTGCGCTTATTTTGATAGTCGTGTTTAAAGCGATATCCCCAAGCGGCGGATTTGATAGCGGTGGAGTGCTAGGCTCCGTTTCGGGCGAGAGTAGAAACGTAACTTACTCCGAGCTAAAATCGCAAATCAAAAACTCTCAAGTAAGCATGGTTTCCATTGGAAGCTCCACGATTAAAGCGCAAGTCGGCAACGTAATCTACACCGCCAAACGCGTGGATGATCCCGAGCTAATTCAAATTTTAGAATCGCGCAAAATTCCATACGGCGCGTATAACGAGAGTAATTTTTTAACCGATCTGCTCTTTAGCTGGGTCTTGCCGCTCGTAATTTTCTTTGGAATTTGGATGTTTTTAGCCAATCGCATGCAGCGCAATATGGGCGGCGGCGTGCTCGGCATCGGAAGCTCTAAAAACCTAGTAAGCGCCGAAAAGCCGAAGGTTAAATTTAGCGATGTCGCGGGCGTCGAAGAGGCGAAAGAGGAGGTTAAGGAGATCGTAGATTTCTTAAAAAACCCCGAGCGATATATCAGCCTTGGGGCTAAAATTCCAAAAGGCGTGCTTTTGGTGGGTCCTCCCGGCACGGGTAAGACGCTGCTAGCCAAAGCGGTCGCGGGCGAAGCGGACGTGCCGTTTTTTTCAGTATCGGGCTCCAGCTTCATCGAGATGTTCGTAGGCGTGGGCGCCAGCAGGGTGCGCGATCTATTTGATAACGCTAAAAAACAGGCTCCGGCGATCGTTTTTATCGATGAGATCGATGCGATCGGCAAAAGCAGAACCGCAGGCGGTATCGGCGGAGGTAATGACGAGCGCGAGCAGACGCTAAATCAGCTGCTTGCCGAGATGGATGGCTTCGGCTCGGAATCAAGCCCGGTGATCGTCCTTGCGGCTACCAACCGCCCGGAGACGCTGGATGCGGCGCTTCTGCGTCCGGGCAGATTCGATAGGCAGGTTCTAGTTGATAGACCTGATTTTGACGGCAGAATGGCGATTTTAAAGGTGCATATGCGCGACGTTAAATTTGCTCGCGATATCGATATCGAAGAGATCGCGCGCCTTACCGTGGGCTTTGCAGGAGCAGATCTTGCAAATATTATCAACGAAGCCGCGCTTTTAGCGGGTCGCGAGGCAAAGGCGGAGGTCGAGCAAAAAGACCTGCTCGAAGCGATCGAGCGCGTCGGTATCGGACTGGCTAAAAAATCGCGCCGCGTAAGCCCGATCGAAAAGCGGATCGTCGCCTACCACGAAAGCGGTCATGCGCTCATCGCTGAGCTTACCAAAGGCGCGATGCCGGTATCGAAGGTAACTATCGTACCGCGCGGATTGAGTGCTGCGGGATATACGCTAAATTCTCCGTTTGAAAATAGATATCTGCATCAGCGCCATGAAATTTTTGCCGAGATCGATACGTTTTTGGCGGGGCGCGCGGCGGAGGACGTGTTTTTAGGCGAGATCACTGACGGGGCGGGCAACGATTTGCAGCGCGCTACCGATATGCTTAAATTTATGGCTACTCAGGTAGGAATGACCGATGCGCTCGGGCTTGCGGTGCTAGAAAAGCAGCAGTATTCCTTCCTAAACGGCGGACAAAGCATCAAGGATTATAGCGAGGTAACGGCGGTTAAGATCGACGAATATGTCCGCAAGACGCTGGATGAGCGCTACGCGGCGGTAAAAGAGACGCTAAGGACCTATGCTCAGGCGATCGAGGAGATGGTGAAGGCGCTGTATGAGAAGGAGACGGTCTCTGGAGAGCAGATCGTGGAGATCATCTCTAAATTTGAAAAAGATAACGGCATGCCTACCCGTCTGGTGCGAAATTTAGGCGCTAACGACGATATCGAAAGCGCAAAGAGCGAGGCTTAA